AGCAGGATCGGCGAGCTCACGGCGGAGGTCCCCGGTCTGACCGGGGACCTCCGCCGCGAACTCGCCGAGGCCGCCTCCTCGGGCAACCTGCCGCAGGTCCTCGCCGCGATCCCCCCGCAGTCCCGCCAGCTGGTCTCGGACGCGGCCCGGGCGGGCTTCCTGACCGGCTTCAACACGGTGCTGTTCCTCGGCGCCCTGGCCAACTTCATCGGCGCCGCGCTGGCCCTGTGGCTCGTCCGGGAACGCGAGATCGAGCGCCAGCGGCCGGAGCCGGCCGCGTCCTGACCCGACCTGACCTGTCGAAGGGTCAGATCCAGCCGCGGCGGCCGCCGACCGAGTGCAGCCACTGGTGCAGGTAGTTCGCCCAGTCGGTGCCGGCCGCCTCGGCGTGCGTCACGGTGAACGAGCGGAAGGTGTCGGAGCCTTCGGTGAACAGGCCGCCGCGCTTGTCCATCTCCAGCACCACGTCCACGGCGTGCTCGTCCGCGACGAACGACAGCTCGACCTGGGTCAGCCCCGGGTACTGCGGCGCCGCGAAGAACTCGATCTCCTGGTAGAACGGCAGCCGCTGCCGGGTGTTGCGGATCTGACCGCGCTCCAGGTCCGCGCCCTTGAAGCGGAACCCGAGCTGCCCGAACGCGTCCAGGATGCCCTGCTGCACCGGCAGCGGGTGCACCGCGATCGGGTCCAGGTCACCGGCGTCGACCGCCCGGTCGATCGCCAGCTCGGTGTGCACGCCGAGCACCATGCCGCGCAGCTGCTGCCCGCCGACCGCCGTCACCGGCGTCTCGAACGGCACCTGGAAGGCGAACGGCACCGCGTGCAGCGCGCCCTCCTTCAGTTCGAACGCGCCGCCGAGGCGGTGCTGCTGGAAGCGGATGTCCTGGTGGTGCTCGCTGTCGCCGCCCTCCACCTCGACCCGGGCCTGGAGACTGAGGGTCAGCCCCTCGATGGTCTGGTCGACCTTGCCGCCCTGGATCCGGACCTCGCCGCGCAGCGTGCCACCGGGCAGCACGTTCGGGTCCGCGAGGACCGTCTCGACCGAGGCGCCCCCGGCACCGAGTCCGGCCAGCAAACGCTTGAATCCCATCGCAGTTCCTCTCATCGGCCGCATCGCCGCCGACCAGCCTAGTCCCGCGCCGAGTCCCCGCTTCGACGGGCCCGCAGCCGGTACGTCAGCCGCGTGAGCAGGAACCCGAGCAGCCAGGGCAGCAGCGTGATCAGCCCGACGTAGACCAGCAGCGTGCCCACCAGGTCCGCCACGAAGGTCTCCTCGTCCCAGGAGTCCGTCGGCAGGATCGCGTTGACCGTCACGGTCACCACCGGCACGGCGGGCAGCAGCACCGCCGTCAACCGCGCCTTCCACCCCGGCTGCCGGGCGTACCACACCCCCAGCGCGCCCATCAGGAACGGCCCGCACAGCAACCACAGCACCACCGGAACGAAGAAGACCGCGAACCACTCGTCCGAGTACCCAAACATCATCACTGCCCCCAGGACTTCGATCCCCAACTCCCGTCCGCAGCCGACGATATCGAAGACGGCCGACGGAGCTCGCGGCAATTTCCGACGGACTGCCGGAACGGGCTGCTAGAATGGGGGTGTTGGCCTTCGGTGTGCCCAGTTGGGGCGTCCGGAGGCTTTTTTCATGCCTACCCACACCCTTCCGCCCGTGACGCCCGCCGTCACCGGCTACCGTGACCTGCTCCGCAACCTCGAGTTCGCCGGACTGTACGCCGCCTTCGGCCTGACGGCTGCCGCAAGTACCCTGTCGGGCTTCGCCCTTGCGACGCTGGTCGGCCGGCAGACCGGCTCCCCCTTCCTGACCGCCGTCAGCATGTACGGCGCCACCTTCGCCGCCGTGCTCGGGGCGCTGACGCTGATGTCGGTGGCGGACGGACGGCGGCCGCGCCGGACGCTCGTCCTGCTCCAGTGCCTCTCGCTGCTGGGGGTCGCGGCGCAGGCGATCCCAGGGCTGCCGCTGGCCGGCCGGTTCGGTCTGCTGCTGGTGCTCGGGTTCTTCCAGTCGCTGGGGACGGGCACCCGGATGGGGGTGCTCGCCGAGGTGGTGCCGGCTTCCGGCTATGTGATGGCCCGTTCGCTGATGAACATCACCTCGGGCGGTACGGCGGTGCTCGGCTTCGCCCTCGGCGCCGTCCTGCTGCGCGTGCTGAGCCCGCAGCAGATCTTCCTGCCGGCCGCCCTGCTGACCGCCGCCGGACTGGTGGTGCTGGCCGCGACCGTCCGGGAGCACTCGATCCGGCTGACCCGGCGCCCGGGGCTGCGGCAGACCTGGCGCACCAACGCCGCGCTCTTCGCCGACCCCGGGAAGCGGGCCCTGCTGCTGAACCTCTGGGTGCCGAACGGCCTGGTGGTCGGCTGCGAGGCGCTGTTCCTCTCCTACGCGCCGGACCACGCGGGCGCCCTGCTGGCCGCCGGTTCGGCCGGCCTGCTGGTCGGCGACCTGACCGTCGGCCGGCTGCTCACCGCCGCCCGTCGGCAGCGCCACGCGTACGGCCTGCGGCTGCTGCTCGCCGCCCCGTACCTGCTGTTCGTGCTGCACCCGCCGGCCGTGGTCGCGGTGCTCGTGGTGTTCGCCGCGAGTGTCGGGTTCGCGGCCACCCTTCCCCTTCAGGAGCAGCTGCTCGAGCTGACGCCCGATCAGGTGCGCGGCCAGGTCCAGGGGGTCGAGTCGGCGGGCCGGATGACCTGGCAGGGGCTGGGCGCCGCGATCGCGGGCGGCGCCGCCCAGTACCTCGGTCCGGCTGTCGCGATCACCGCCGTCGCGGTGGTCTCACTCGCCGTCACCATCGCCTCCCGCCCGGCCGTGCAGCGGGCCCGCCGTTAGAGCACGGGCCCGCTGCACAACGGTCACAGCACCGGGATGTCCACCTTCAGGACGAAGGCGTGCGGCGCGGGGTCGGCCGGGGCCTCGTACGTCAGGGTCGCGGTGACCGTGCTGCCGTGCGGGGCGGTCGGGCTGACCCTGACGGCGAAGCCGCGGTTGAGCCAGGACCAGGTGTTGCTGACCGTGTCGGGGCAGGTCGCGGTGGTGCCGTCGGCGGAGAACACGCAGGCCAGCCCCTCCGGCGCGGAGCTCAGGAAGGTGGAGCCGGGCGGCAGTTGGGCGACCAGGCGGCCACGCCATGGGTAGTCGGTGGACGGGCCGAGGTTGCGCTCCTCGACCTCGAAGTCGGCCGGGTTGCCGGGGGCGGCGGGCAGCGGCGGCCGGACCAGCGACAGGTAGGCGCCGGTGACCGGGGCGGCGATCTCGGACGTCCAGGTGGCGAGGTTGTCCGCCGGGTTCTGCTCACCGTCCCAGCTGACCTCGGCGGTGCCGCCGGGGTAGCTCTTCGGCCCGGCGAGGCCGCTGATGGTGCGTGAGCGCAGCTTGATGTGGCTGCACGTGTGCGGTTGGAGTCCCTCGGCGACCGGGACCCGGATCCAGTTCCAGCCGCCGTCGGTGGCCTCGCCAGTCTCGGGCGAGATCTGCATGCCCTCGTCCGGCGGCCCGTTGACCACCAGGGTGGCCGCGGTCTGCGGGGTCTCGGTCCCGTGGTTGCAGACCACGACCGTGAACGGCACGGTGGCACCGGGCGGCGCGGCCGGGTTGGGTGCGGCGACCGTCACCGCCAGGTCGCGGGCGTA
This genomic interval from Kitasatospora gansuensis contains the following:
- a CDS encoding sporulation protein, with the translated sequence MGFKRLLAGLGAGGASVETVLADPNVLPGGTLRGEVRIQGGKVDQTIEGLTLSLQARVEVEGGDSEHHQDIRFQQHRLGGAFELKEGALHAVPFAFQVPFETPVTAVGGQQLRGMVLGVHTELAIDRAVDAGDLDPIAVHPLPVQQGILDAFGQLGFRFKGADLERGQIRNTRQRLPFYQEIEFFAAPQYPGLTQVELSFVADEHAVDVVLEMDKRGGLFTEGSDTFRSFTVTHAEAAGTDWANYLHQWLHSVGGRRGWI
- a CDS encoding MFS transporter, with the protein product MPTHTLPPVTPAVTGYRDLLRNLEFAGLYAAFGLTAAASTLSGFALATLVGRQTGSPFLTAVSMYGATFAAVLGALTLMSVADGRRPRRTLVLLQCLSLLGVAAQAIPGLPLAGRFGLLLVLGFFQSLGTGTRMGVLAEVVPASGYVMARSLMNITSGGTAVLGFALGAVLLRVLSPQQIFLPAALLTAAGLVVLAATVREHSIRLTRRPGLRQTWRTNAALFADPGKRALLLNLWVPNGLVVGCEALFLSYAPDHAGALLAAGSAGLLVGDLTVGRLLTAARRQRHAYGLRLLLAAPYLLFVLHPPAVVAVLVVFAASVGFAATLPLQEQLLELTPDQVRGQVQGVESAGRMTWQGLGAAIAGGAAQYLGPAVAITAVAVVSLAVTIASRPAVQRARR